From the Lepidochelys kempii isolate rLepKem1 chromosome 2, rLepKem1.hap2, whole genome shotgun sequence genome, one window contains:
- the NXPH1 gene encoding neurexophilin-1, with translation MQAVYWYAVLLLQPTLYLVTCANLTNGGKSELLKSSSSKSTLKHIWTESSKDLSISRLLSQTFHGKENDTDLDLRYDAPETYSEQDLWDWLRNSTDLQEPRPRAKRRPIVKTGKFKKMFGWGDFHSNIKTVKLNLLITGKIVDHGNGTFSVYFRHNSTGQGNVSVSLVPPTKIVEFDLAQQTVIDAKDSKSFNCRIEYEKVDKATKNTLCNYDPSKTCYQEQTQSHVSWLCSKPFKVICIYISFYSTDYKLVQKVCPDYNYHSDTPYFPSG, from the coding sequence gtcacATGTGCAAATTTAACAAATGGCGGCAAATCAGAACTTCTAAAATCAAGCAGCTCCAAATCCACACTAAAGCACATATGGACAGAAAGCAGCAAAGACTTGTCCATCAGCCGACTGCTATCACAGACTTTTCATGGCAAAGAAAATGATACAGATTTGGACCTGCGATATGATGCCCCAGAAACGTATTCTGAGCAAGATCTCTGGGATTGGCTGAGGAACTCCACAGATCTTCAAGAGCCTCGACCCAGAGCAAAGAGACGGCCCATTGTCAAGACTGGGAAATTTAAGAAAATGTTTGGCTGGGGCGACTTTCATTCCAACATCAAAACTGTGAAGTTAAACCTTTTAATAACTGGGAAAATTGTTGATCATGGCAATGGGACGTTTAGCGTTTATTTCAGGCACAATTCCACTGGCCAAGGGAATGTATCTGTGAGCTTGGTACCCCCAACCAAAATAGTGGAATTTGACTTGGCACAACAAACGGTGATTGATGCCAAAGATTCCAAGTCCTTTAACTGTCGCATCGAATATGAAAAGGTCGACAAGGCTACCAAGAACACACTCTGCAACTATGACCCTTCAAAAACATGTTATCAGGAGCAGACCCAAAGTCATGTGTCATGGCTCTGCTCCAAGCCCTTTAAAGTAATCTGTATTTACATTTCCTTTTATAGTACAGATTATAAACTAGTACAGAAGGTGTGTCCTGATTACAACTACCACAGTGACACACCCTACTTCCCTTCGGGTTGA